AATATTTGCTTTGTAGTAGGCCTCCGGAAACCCGGCTTTCATCGTTTGCAGATGCTGCATGATCAGATCGGCCAGGCGAGGCTCAATCTCCTCCGCAAAGTCGGCACCGGGCACGTCGGAGTTTACCTGGCGGGGCCGCTCATCGTCATCAGCCAGTCCCTCCTCCTCATAAGCCGCTTCGGTGTGGTCAATCACCTGGCCGAGCTTGGCCACCGTTTTGGGGTCTAGCAGCTCCAGGATAGCCGCTTTCAAGCTCTGGGAAGTTTCGGTATTGTAGTTTCGGATGCACTCCAGGCGCGGCGCTTCGTTGTTGTAGTTAGCCAGCCCCCCTACATCGACGGCCGAAAAGGGAATCACATTGCGGTATTCGAGGTAGGCACTCATAAAGCGCTGCAGGTTGTCTTGCGTGGGCGCATGGTTGGCGGCCACGCGGGCTTGGGTGACTTTCGTATGCGCCTGCGCGTAATGAATCTGCTGATTGCCCATCATAAACTCGACCCGGTTTACTCCCGGCAGGGCTTCAGCGGCGGTAAACAGGCCGGTCAGCGCGGCCACGGCGTTGGCCAGCGTTTTGCCCTCCACGGCCATGCGCACGGTAGCAACCAGTACCGACCAGGGCGTGGTATGACTGCCTTCTATGCCGCCCAGTACGCCCTCCGTACGCTCCAGGGAGGGCAACGACGCGCTGGTAACGACCCCGCCCGTTACGACCACCTGGCTCACGATATCCTCTACGCGCTGCACTACGGCCGCGGCCGCGGAAGAGCCGGAAATCAGGTCGGCCAGGGCCTGGCGCTGCACGAGCCCGGCGGCCTTGGCGCCCATCACGTCGGCCTCGTGTTCCAGGCCGGTCTCGTCGTTGACGGGCACGCCGGCCTGCAGCTGGCGGGTCGCCTGCACCCGCCCCTGCTTCTGCTGCACCACGTGCCAGGCCTCGTGGGGCAAGTGCTGCTCCTGGCCCGGGGCCAAGTGAATGTCCGAGCCCTGGGCATAGGCGTAAGCCTGTAACTGAGCTGGCTTACTGGAGTTGTAATGCACCCGTACTTCGTCCAGGGAGTGGCCCGAGAGGCTTTCCACCCCCGCCTTGAGCCCATCGGGCAGGCCTGTCCGGTTTTCTCTGCGTTGTAGGGGCTGGCGGGCCACGTACGCATCGGCTGAGGCCTGCAGCTGGGCGGCCTGCTGCACCTGGGGGCTGCCGTCGGCCAGGGCTTGCAGTGGGCTGGTGCTATCGGCTGTTTGGCGCGGCCCGGCGGCGCTGGACTCCCTACTCCGAAGCTGAGTAGGCGCGGCCCGGCGGCTGGTCGGCTGGGTCGAAGTAGTGGCCGTCCGGGGCAGGCTTTGTTTTTCCGGTGCTTGGTCGGCGTGCGTAGTCATAGTTGCTAGCTATCGGTTTCTATAATACCGTTGTTTGTTCAGCGTGAGGCAGTTGGTAAATTACTATAATATAATTTAGCTAGCATAAGCCACCCTCCCGCTTCGCCGAGCTGCAGCCAGCCGTACGCTTAGCCGTTGGATTGGGGCTTGCTTACCGGCAGCCGCAGCATAAGCTGTGACCCGACGTACACCAGGGCCCGCCGGATGTAGGCATGCAGCACCAACCCGACCAGCCCTAATACAGTGCCGATTATGGTTGGCAGCACGGCTCCGAAGGTATAGGTCATGCTGAGCACAAAGCCCAGCAGGCACTCCGGCCGGTAAATCGGGACGAAAAAGGCCACGACGAACAAGCCCAGCATCACGTTGCCGGCCGTATCCGATTCGCCGGCCGTAAATAGTACCGCTATTACTACCCCAAACAGCAAGGCGCCCACGAACCCGGCTAGTTGGCGCCGCATGGTCCGGGGCGCGGCGGCATCCGCATCGTTGGTGCCAAAGGCCTGCTTTCGGATGCGGGACAGCAGAAACCAAGTGAGCACTGGTAGCAAGAGCCCGCCCCACCAATTGGAAATGGCGGGCAGGTCCTTCTGCGCCAGGAAATGATGACTCGGCACGCCGCCGTGGGTATGAGTCCAGGCCAACAACGCCCAAACAGCCCCCGTCACGAGGGCCGTGCAATACAGGCTGAGCCTGGAAAAGCTCTTTTCAGTCATAGGTTCGGCCGTTGAGTAAGGTCTTTACCGGAGGGAGGTTATAGTGGTTTGCAGCCAGTCTGCTACCTCCTAGTATCTAATCAAAAGCAATATAGATTAATTGTAATACTAGGTACTATCCTCTTCTACTCAAACGGCCCCAATCCCGAGCCAGGGCGTGCAAACGGCTCGGGATTGGGCCGGCGACCTTGCCTAGAGTCAGCCGCTAGTAGGCTATTATTCTAGCTTCCTAACATAGGTTCAATGCCTGCTGCAAAACACCGGCGGACTGCTACCTCATCCAGCCAAGCGCGCGGTGTTGCAGCCAGACTCTTTTCATCTTTGCCAAAGGCGTTCTACCCGGTCCACGGACCCGACGGCTGCCCGCAGCTGGGGCCATTTGGGTTACCCTGACCCTAGCGGTTTTTGCCCCACTTCTGGCGCTATAATATGGGTCGTGGCCTCTAACGGGCGGGGGAACCGCGGACCGAGCAGCAGTAGGCTGGCGTAAGACCCACAGAAGGCCCCTACCCGTTGTGAAAACAATTCGGCAGCCTCAGGTAAGACCAGCGTTCCGGCTAGTGCATGCAGCCCACGTAGATGCGGGACTTGAGCTTGAAGACCTTTTCATCGGCTCGGCCCAGCACGGCCAGGGCGCTGTCGGCAGAAGCTTCCTGCTGGTAAATGCCGGTGACCAGGGCCATGGTTTGGGCGCCGGCCGGCTCCTGGTATTCATTCAGGTATTCCAGGCTCAGACTGTGGGACGGAAAGCGGCGGGGGTAATACTCGCCGGCGTACATTTCGTCCTCGTCATTCTCGGGCAGGATAATGCGGTTTTTCTGCACGTTGAAATACCGGCCCAGGGTATCAATGCCGAGGGCATACTGCCGGCTCAATCCCAGCATGCGGCGGCGCAGGGCCGGATACGAGCGGCTGGTATCGGCCACTACCACGAAGTAGGTGGCGTACTCCTGGCTTGCACTATCGGCGGGTGTTTCCTCCGAGACTTCCGCCGCGTCCGTCGTTACCGTGACGGCACTGGGCGCTGGGGCAGCTACCGTTCTCACGGCGGCTACCGGCGCAGCGGCTGCGGGCGGCGCGGAGGCCGGCGCCGATTGGCAAGCAGTGAAGAAGACGGGCGTCAGCAGAATCAGAGTCTGGGGCAGATGGCGCAGAAACATGCCTGGGATAGAGAAATACGAAGTAGTTGCTAGCTCGGGTTGGGAAGGCGGAGCAGCCGGCAGCCGCAGCATAGGCCATGCCGCTACCGGGCCCGGCAGGCGCCAAAGTAGCATAAAAACGCCGGTGCACTTACAAAGGACCAATAGCAAACGTGACTTCCACCACCGAATTCTTGCCGGCGCTCCTGGCCAGACTATCTATGCTGACGGTACTGGGCATCGTTTCGTCCCCAAAGGATATGGCCTGTCCCAGGGCCAGGTTGCGGTACTGGTTTTTCTTGTCTTGGTCGATGTGAGCCGTCAGCGCCCGAACGCCTTGTCGTAGGTCGAGGGGAGCATCCAGGCCGCTGAGCAGGCCGGTCATGAGCGTGGCCGCGTTCCGAAACCAGGGTTCCAGGGCCGTGGTGGGCGGGGCAAAGCGGGACGTCGTGAACTCAAACCGCAACGCGTAGTACTCGCAGCCCTCGTGACGGATGATGACCTGGTCGCCGTTGGGGCAGGTCACGGTTTCGATACCGGTGCGCTTATCGGGCTGCAGCCGGAAGGTAGTTTTAGGGAAAACGGCCTTTTTTACCACCGGCTTGGCCGCGCCCCGCGGGCACGCTTCTTGCGGCGAGAATCTGGGCCCATAGCTGGTAATGGGCAAAACAGCCGCGGGAAGAGTCCGGCTCTGCGTGGGTTGGTAGAGCAAGCTGCTAACCAGCAAACTCAGGCAAATAGTAACTGCTAGAGTATTCATTTCAGGGTAATATAACCGGGTTAATTCCGGTGCCTGCTATAAGGTAGAGCGGAAGGTACCGAAAGTGGGCCAGTAGGCTGGCTTAGGCTGGAATTACCGGGTTGGGGCTCATGGCAGGTAGCGGCCCGTTTCCAAGTCCAGGCCACTACAACCCCACCGAGGCTACCTGGTTTTTCCACGGCGGGCCTACCTTTGCCCCTCACCACGGCCGCCCGGCCTGGCACTTCATGCTGATTCGTATCCTGCTTAGCTCGGCCCTTGTGCTGGGCACTTTTCTGCCTGCTACTGCCCAAAAGGCCGACACGACCATCATCCGCTACAGCGGGCAGCTGGCGGGCCAGTACTCGGCCGGGGGCGTCAACCGCACCCTGTTTTCGACCAGTCACTCGGCTACCCTGCTGCGAGGACTGCACTTCGGGGCTCCCGTGACGGGCAGCTTCCTGTTTGGCAAGCAGGAAAAGCTGCTGCGGGAACGGGAGTGGATGTTTAATGCGACGCCCTACTACTGGAAAGGCCGGTTCCGCTTTTACGGCATCGGGAGCTATGAGCGCAGCAACCTGCGGGGTATCAACAACCGGTTTCAGCTGGGACTGGGGCCGGGCTGGGCCTTTTACGCCGACTCCCTGGGCCGGGAAGTGGCGGTGAGCAACCTCTTTATCCGGGAAGCCACCTACTTTCAGGGCGGCACCGAGCGGCTGGTGTCGCGCAGCTCCACCCGCCTGAAAATCGTGTATTCCTACCGGGTTTTCTCGCTCAACTCCACCACGCTCTACCAGCCCAACCTGCAGAACGCGGCCGACTACCGGGCCACCCAGCTTACTACGCTGGCCCTGCGCTTTAGCCCCCGCTTTGCCATTACCAGCACCTATACCTACACCTTCGAAAGCCGGGTGCTCGAAGGCAAGCCCACCGACAATACCAACGTGACGGTGGGCGTGGCCTTCAGCACGAAATAGCTGGGCACCCGGCTTTCGACTCGCTTAGAGCGTGGGCCGCCGCAGCGTAGGCACACCCTGCCACTGGGCCAAGGGCTGACCGGTGGCATCGAACACGCCCAACTCGGCCTTGTCGGCGTCGGAGCCGATGCCGACGAGAATGGAAAAGTTGCGGGTTGGGGTGGCGCCCAGGTACTCGTTGGCCCCGTAGGTAGCCTGGCTTTCCGAGTCTTCGGGTACTTCAGCGGCCAGCAAAAAGCCTGGATTCAGGTCGGCCACGCCTTCCTCGTGCTGCCGCCCACTACTGCCCCCCACTGCGTCGGCCACAAACCGTAAACTGGTGTAGCTTAGCCGCGTTAGGGTGAGCGTCAGGGTTTGGGCACCCCGCCGGGCCGTGTAGGTCACGGGCTTGCCGGCGGGCAAATCGAGCGGAAACTGCACGGAGTCCGTTTTGCCCATAACCAGCCACTTACCGCGCACGGCGTAAGCTTCCGCGCCCCCCAGCTCGCGCAGGCCCTTGAGGAACTTGGGCGAGAGGTTGGCCGAGTCGGCCAGCTGCGGCCGGGAAGCAGTAGCTGCCGAATCAGCATTGGCTGGCGCTACGGAATCAGCGGCAGCCACGGGTGGGGCGGAGGTTTTGGCTTGCTGGTCATCGGCTTTCTTGGTAGAGCAGGCCGCCAGGAGTGCTACGCTGCAAATAGTGCTGTAAAAGGCAAACGGACGCAGAGCAAGAAACACGGGGCAGGGATTGAGGATGGAAAAGAGGAACTCGGCAACCGGCGGCAGCCAGGCTTTCGGCCCGCAACTTACTCATCAAACAGCATCCCCATCTTGCCCATCCGGTAATCCCGCATGGCTTCCATGATTTCAGTCTGGGTGTTCATTACGTAAGGCCCCTGCCAGGCCAGGGGCTCGTGGTAGGGCTGGCCGGTACAATACAGCAGCGTGGTATCCTCGGTGGCGTGCACGTCGATGCCAGTACCCTCCGGGTCGAATTCCACCAGGGTCCGGCTCCCAACGCCGCGGCTGTTCACCGTCGCACTGCCGCGCAGCACGTAGAGCAGCACGGTGCGCCCCGGCGCGACCTCCGGGGTAAAGCGCCCACCGCCTGCCAGCTCAACAATGGCCGCCTCAATGCCCGTAATGGACTCCACCGGCCCGGCTACCCCTGCCAGTGGCCGGCCACTACCCGCACCGTGCCGTGCTCATTAGGCAGCGCTACGACCGGAATCTGAGCGGCGGACACGCCCTGGTAGCGGGGCTGGGTTCGTTTGAGCCGGGCCGGCAGGTTTATCCAGAGCTGCACGTACTCGATGGTACCGCCCGTGGCACGCAGCTCCCGGGAAATATTTTCGCTGTGCACAATGCCCAGGCCCGCCGTCATCCACTGCACGCCCCCGGCCCCGATGACGCCCGTGTTGCCGCGGGAGTCGTGGTGGCGCACGTCGCCGGCCAGGATGAAGGTCACGGTTTCGAAGCCGCGGTGCGGGTGAGGCGCAAACGGCAGCCCGCGGCCGTGGGGCTCCAGCTCCTCCGGGCCAGTGTGGTGCAGCAGCAGAAACGGGTCGAGCTGCTCGGCAAAGCGGCTGGGCAGCGGCTGGTAGGTCGTCAGGTGTTCCTGCTCAAGGCGCTCGGCCACGATACGGCGACGGACGGGTTTTAGGATCATCAGAACAAGTACTTTTATAGACGAAGTGTGAGGACACCTTGCCGGGGCGGCCAGCTGTTGCTACAGTTCTGGTTAGGCAGCTAACTTTTTTTCGGTCGTAACTAAACCAAACGTAGATATTTTACTCTAACCCCGCACAGCCCCGCCGCTCCTAACCCGCTCCCCTGCTTGGAAGACCAGGAAATCCTCGCCAAGTTCGCCGACCCTGCTGCCCGCAACGTAGCCTTCAACCAGCTGGTGCGCAAGTACCAGTCGAAGATCTATTGGCACGTGCGCAAGATGGTTATCGACCACGAC
Above is a genomic segment from Hymenobacter cellulosivorans containing:
- a CDS encoding eCIS core domain-containing protein, which gives rise to MTTHADQAPEKQSLPRTATTSTQPTSRRAAPTQLRSRESSAAGPRQTADSTSPLQALADGSPQVQQAAQLQASADAYVARQPLQRRENRTGLPDGLKAGVESLSGHSLDEVRVHYNSSKPAQLQAYAYAQGSDIHLAPGQEQHLPHEAWHVVQQKQGRVQATRQLQAGVPVNDETGLEHEADVMGAKAAGLVQRQALADLISGSSAAAAVVQRVEDIVSQVVVTGGVVTSASLPSLERTEGVLGGIEGSHTTPWSVLVATVRMAVEGKTLANAVAALTGLFTAAEALPGVNRVEFMMGNQQIHYAQAHTKVTQARVAANHAPTQDNLQRFMSAYLEYRNVIPFSAVDVGGLANYNNEAPRLECIRNYNTETSQSLKAAILELLDPKTVAKLGQVIDHTEAAYEEEGLADDDERPRQVNSDVPGADFAEEIEPRLADLIMQHLQTMKAGFPEAYYKANITLADILNRFFPQPHLAAVYHSDEENSSDDDAPALNRATFNQTFVLPGRGVVRPLRPDIGTNNAGGVQLRMNDNGTIGRALINTQDRPDGLFGTADKKHATAWVVFVSGVRKAVVGKTLTAAVTALNTLYDAAYRLPGTSKAYLLPPTRLPQWRDAMGAVDQAKEAADAAATINSVQTYIRAYLRFRNFIPLSAADIPGAGPGGHAEATAIGIVETPDAHEPVVVRDAVYELLDPGVVWAFALGQGRTAQGYDQEDAEALSSTREYTDQGDLIDKEVPGAMLNISREARAAQVIKQHLETIRVNFPDAYARGDVNSQASIENFLAAKLPLLNESARRVVSNKVRA
- a CDS encoding DUF481 domain-containing protein, producing MAGSGPFPSPGHYNPTEATWFFHGGPTFAPHHGRPAWHFMLIRILLSSALVLGTFLPATAQKADTTIIRYSGQLAGQYSAGGVNRTLFSTSHSATLLRGLHFGAPVTGSFLFGKQEKLLREREWMFNATPYYWKGRFRFYGIGSYERSNLRGINNRFQLGLGPGWAFYADSLGREVAVSNLFIREATYFQGGTERLVSRSSTRLKIVYSYRVFSLNSTTLYQPNLQNAADYRATQLTTLALRFSPRFAITSTYTYTFESRVLEGKPTDNTNVTVGVAFSTK
- a CDS encoding pirin-like C-terminal cupin domain-containing protein, yielding MESITGIEAAIVELAGGGRFTPEVAPGRTVLLYVLRGSATVNSRGVGSRTLVEFDPEGTGIDVHATEDTTLLYCTGQPYHEPLAWQGPYVMNTQTEIMEAMRDYRMGKMGMLFDE
- a CDS encoding pirin family protein, which codes for MILKPVRRRIVAERLEQEHLTTYQPLPSRFAEQLDPFLLLHHTGPEELEPHGRGLPFAPHPHRGFETVTFILAGDVRHHDSRGNTGVIGAGGVQWMTAGLGIVHSENISRELRATGGTIEYVQLWINLPARLKRTQPRYQGVSAAQIPVVALPNEHGTVRVVAGHWQG